One stretch of bacterium DNA includes these proteins:
- a CDS encoding nucleotidyltransferase family protein: protein MKALVLAAGYATRLYPLTKDFPKPLLTVGGKAILDYLIDNMRNLPGLDAVYVVTNSKFTPHFQAWAKALRFCAAPSPCPVEIIDDGTDSNETRRGAVADMWYAIQTKGIHDDLLVAAGDNIYTMNLSDFYRFFAEKNSDVILSYRITSLDKLRRTGVLQVDALGRVIGFEEKPVQPKSDLGCPALYLFQKKSLSLIPAYLDQGGNPDAPGHFISWLYQQHPVYAFLMTQPYYDVGNLESYYRICKQIETSGFSY, encoded by the coding sequence ATGAAAGCACTGGTGCTCGCCGCTGGATATGCCACTCGTTTGTATCCGCTTACCAAGGATTTCCCCAAGCCGCTACTCACCGTCGGGGGCAAGGCCATCCTGGACTATCTAATTGATAACATGAGAAATCTGCCTGGCCTTGATGCCGTGTATGTGGTGACCAATTCCAAGTTCACGCCGCACTTTCAAGCCTGGGCCAAGGCGCTGCGCTTTTGCGCCGCACCATCGCCTTGTCCTGTAGAGATCATCGACGACGGAACGGATAGCAATGAGACCAGGCGCGGTGCGGTAGCGGATATGTGGTATGCTATTCAAACAAAGGGCATACACGATGATCTGTTGGTCGCTGCAGGCGACAATATCTACACCATGAACCTATCTGATTTCTATCGTTTTTTTGCCGAGAAAAACAGCGACGTGATTCTGTCCTATCGCATAACCTCGTTGGATAAACTGCGCCGGACCGGTGTGCTGCAGGTGGATGCTTTAGGTCGTGTCATCGGTTTTGAGGAAAAACCGGTTCAGCCCAAATCGGACTTGGGCTGTCCGGCGCTGTATCTTTTTCAAAAGAAATCGCTTTCCTTGATCCCTGCCTATTTGGATCAGGGCGGCAATCCGGATGCGCCCGGCCATTTTATCTCCTGGCTGTATCAACAGCATCCGGTCTATGCTTTTCTCATGACCCAGCCCTATTACGATGTCGGAAATCTCGAGTCCTATTATCGCATTTGTAAGCAGATCGAAACATCCGGCTTTTCTTATTGA